The region TATCATGTTAAGACCATTCCCAGCCAGCGTAAGTAAttggaaatttttgttttgccagTAAATAATAATCTTACGCCTTCTCCCCCCCCCTACCCCGTCCCATTGCAACCATTGGTTTCCTTTCGTTATTGACACCTCTGCACAAAAACTTCGAGAGCACATTTTCATGCCAGTTATTAATGATTAATTGATATACGGTATAATTGTTCAGTGTTCCTTGTGCCTAGATGAAAGATAGTTGAACTCACCCCATTGTGAAATATTTCAGCACAACGCGCTTTTCTCAAATGAGAAAACTTACAATGTATATATAGGCCATGAGCCAAACCCTGAAATGCAGCGAAATATCGGTTTTCGTAGCACCCCCCGTAAGACATAGTGAAATTGGTGTAAAATTAAAGCTTATTGTCTATATTTTAAAAATCTACATGTGCTTATATGAGAAAAACAACTCTTTCTGAGTGGAAGGGGGTGGTTAAGGATAAATTACACCTCCCAAATCAATAAGAACTACAAAAAGATAAATTTCAGTGCAAATACCAAACGCTATCGCACTAAACTTGGCAAAACTACTTAACTCATCACAAGGTATGAATTACACTATACAGACATTTTTTGTAGTTGCCATGGCAAGTGTCAACATCTAAATAGCAAATTAGGGCTACATTTCTCCCTTTCACTGTATACATTGTACTAGTGATTGTAGTTTTGAAAGCACGGGATGGAAAAAGGAGGTACAAGGAAAAAATATTCATAACTGTTTGGTCTTAGTGGCCTGGCATTTTTCAAGAATATTGTAGAATTAAAGCCCTTGCAGCTGAAGTGAAAGAAAACTGGGGAGTGGGGTGGGGGAAGAGCTTCATGAACTATCAATCATCTTTGAAATATCAAATACATTTGTAAGAATTGGATGATATTTTGTCTTATGATAACTAAAAGTTAATGCATTACATTAGCTGTCTACacggttgccatggcaacggttGCCAACGAAACTTTTAATTACAGATATAATACTGTTTTTGTCTTGATGATGAGCACAGAAGAATTTGCAGTTTCAAAATATCCTTATTCCTAACACTAGGTTTTTCTTTCACGTCTGGCCTTAGATATGCATATTTAAGGGGATATGGTTCATTCTCTTTTCACTCCACGAGTGGGCAATGATATCTGACGCTTAAATTACATTCCTTGTAAACATGAGGACTTTCAAAACTTACAGGTTGAAAATGTCAACAAGACAGCGGTTACTTTTAGCATCAACAAATCCTAAGTTAACTGTCATTTTGATCATCATTGGTATCATCATCGGTATTCTcatcactatcatcatcatcttcactaTCTCCCTTACTAAGACAATTATTGCAGTTATCCTGGCATGTACAGGCCTCAGTGCAGGGAATGCCATTGCGAACACAGGAGCAGCACCGTGTTTGACACAATCCTTTGCAGCCACAGCAAACAAGCTCCATCACGGAATCAGGGGCTGGTGCCTGGTTAGTCCAGTAGATTTCCAGTTGGCGATCTTTCATCCATGGCCATCGGGAGCCTGGTCCATTTGCGTCTCTAGGGCATGCTTCCAGAGGAAGGCCTGATAGTTAGCACGCCTGAGGTGGTTTTTCAGAGCTGCTTTTGTCAGTGGAAGCTGGTGTGACTGCTGATTTTTGCTCTTGTAGAACAACTTGTACCTGAGTTCGTTCACACTGTTGCATCTGTGGTCATTGTACAAGGCACATACAAACTGTTCTATCTTGTTTAAATCTTCGTCACTAGCGGGGACCCTCTCACCAACAATTTGCCTCAGAGATGGATACAGCTGTACaatatcaaaagcttttttcttCCCTTTGGTAGCAAAAGCACGGACACTATGGCAGCCGGTTATGGCGTGTAGGCTTGGAAGTACTTCACACATCTCTCGACCAAGCTTTTCACATACCTGTCGGATACCAACAATGcgagttctacttttcgtgccaCTGATCAGCACTATGTCAGCGGGAATGGCTGATCGGTGGCGATAGCAGGCCAACACTTCTACATCTGAATCAGAGGACCTTATGGCGATGCACTGTCATGATGGCCATTTTGACTTGCATGATTTGCATGGAGGAAGATGCTGGTATCAGCTTCCTCTTGATTACTGCAATGTTCCAAGACTGTGCACGCAGTAATTGTACCATTGGAGGAGGTGAGTTTGGTACAGTTGTCTCCATGAGTAACAAAGACAGTacgatctttgattttctctGCATACACTGCTTTTTCTGACCACTCACCTACGAGGAAGTTTAAGAGACCGGTTTTGTTACTTCCTGATTTGCCATGAACTTTCTCCACTGAAGTGGGCAGAACTGTTGACCATTGGTGATGTTGATGACTAGCTCACCATCTCTTCCTCGCTTGCTTCTCTCAGTGTTCGTAATTGAGTTGGCCGGATATTGGTTTCCTACAAAGTCAATTCTTGTTGCGTCTCCAGCTTCTGTCAGAATTCTGGTCATCACCATATCTGCCAGCTCAGAAAATCTATCAGGTACCCTTACCAGCGCTTGCAGCACCGCCATAGCGTCAATAATGACAGCTGTTGTCAGATCAGGTAAATTCGACAGGAATTCTACTCCATTTTCGAGTTCCTTGGAAAGAATGGCTTTGTTTGTCTTGGCCAATGAACCATCGGATGAAGCCAACGACCATGGAAGAGGACCAAGCTCGTGCGTCAGCAGATCTTTTAGGTCCATCTGGCGGCTCTGTCCAATGACTAGAAGACGGGCAAATAAGTTCCTGTCAGCTCTGATTATGACGTTTCTGTCTCCTGCTGCTACAGACGTCTTCTGTGCATCACGGAAACTTCCAAGTTTCAGTTTGGGGAGTGTTTGAAAGAACCCTGTTGAATTTTTGACCAGTCTTTCTTCTATGAAAGCCGTCAAAGCtgttttttccttctcttttggCAGCAGCAGATCTTGCTTCATACTTTCCCTCGCAACATACCCTGAGCTGATGCTAAGAAGTTCCGCGGATGGTTCAAATGGATTGCGCCAATTACTGATTACTTCAAACACTTTCTTTACGTCTTCCTCGTCTCTTTTTATGCGAACTGAGCTTGTCTCCTTGTGCAGTCTGCGTTGGCTTTCTTGAACACCCGTTGTCATTTTTCGGCACTTGTCTACGAAAGCAGCACGGGAGTGAGCAGTAATCATCCACCGCTGAACAGCACCTTTCCTTAGGCTGAACCCAACAATGCCTCCCGTTGTTTTAGTGTTTCTGTTCAGTGTCTGTTCAATTGTTTGATCTACTGGCATCTGTGAGAATCCATGAGATGTTGCTCGCTGGACTCCAAAATCGCCATTCCACAGAAGGGCATGTGTCTCTGGGTGAGTTTCTGGTAGCAACATCATGTGGGCCAAGTACACTGGAAGATAACGGGCATAATTTGTGTGGTCATAGGCGAAGAACCAGGGTAGCATCTCCTTGATGCACTCAAGATGTAGGTCCCAGTTCCCTTCTCTGGTTGCTCGCACGAAATTCATCAGCACCTCCACCATCTCCAGGTAGCTGTTCCGAAACACCTTCAGTGGACCGTTGTCTTCTTTGCAGTATTCCTTGTACAGATCGAATATTGCTAGGAAATCTGGCATGGATAGAAGCCTGTTAAATTTCTCTGTGCTAAACTTTTTCCGGATGTCCTCTATGGCAGTGATAAGGATCATGCTGTTGTTCTGGTGACCATTACGTTGCAGCCATGAGTTAAAACGAATCCACTGGAGTCGGTGCATTGCTTCAAACACAATCTAAAATAAACGTTAAAGTTCAAAAAATGGAATGTATTTTGAATTTCCAAGACAGCATAgattaaaaattttaaagcgTTATGAATTGTAATCATCATTTATACATTATCAATCCTTGTGTGCACGTACAGCTCGGTTGTAGTGACGGCCTTCAATAACTCCAGCTACAGATCCTGACCCAACGATACCACTTTCCATCAGAACATCTGCAAGCCCAGCATCTCCAAATCGCTTGCCAATGGCAGCAAGGAAGGCACAGATGGCGTGAAAAGAGCCAATCCTGGCAACCAATTGCTGCCACAGAACTTCAAAGGCTTTTGCGTAGATCGCTTGATCGAAAACAACTATAACATCATGTTGCCCGAGCTGCTGAGCCATTTGTAAAGATCTTTGCAACACTGTATACACCTTGGGACTGGCTTCAATGACTTGACAATAACCAATGGAGGATTCACGTGGAATACTATCCTTACGTAGTAACACGTTAAAGCCTGACCACGCTGGTATAATCTGCCGTTGATTGTGTGCTAATGAGAACAGGGTGTTTTCAACTAGCATTCTGCAGAGTATCCAGCCAAAGTCGATGACCCGTGCATAAACTGCAATTTCTGGGGAGGCTTGTTTAATAGTGGTGACATCAATTTCGAGTGCATCAGTTCCCTGTCGAGGTCCCGAATGACATGGAAGTACGTCAGTAGAGATGCAGGAAATAAAACGGTTCTTGGAGCGATTCTGGTTATTGGAGGTGTCAGGTGGTAAAGCACAGGTGCGTGGCTTACGTTGCACAACGATGCCATTAGTACAATGCGTCGTTCCCTTCCCTACagtacaaattacagaataaatattgatatgaaAAATGTGCTTTAGTCAATACTAAAAGACGAGTTAGATCAGCACCAAAAATCATGGCCGTTGGTTGATCAGTCTGCTCAGTATTTTACTTTACAGCAAATGGATTGAGAACCCTAATTGATTGCTAACATCCACAaggaagactttttttttttatagttgtTCTAGTTACAAATTGGAAACGTTCTTCTCATACAACAAAAACTGAAAGTACATGGATGGTTAACTTTCAGTTCGGACTAAACTTTACCTGACAAGGTTTCCTCTTCTAAGGTGTTGTTATCCCAGCAGAATACAGCTCAGTGGTACATAAGGATAGTAGACACTTGGTACCAAGACCCCATGCTGTTGCTTCGCAATCTGCATCTCCGCCAGAGCTGTCTCCACTTCCTCTACTTGGGAGTATGATAAACCGTGTCCAAATCTGTTGAGAATGGTTTTTAATTCAACATTCCCAGTAAGGCTCTTTACAGTCATCGGAAGAGCGACGTTTTTCGGAATTTTTTTGCGTCCACGACTGACAGAATGTATCAAATCCTGAGAAAGAGAGAGGGCAAGGCGATTGACGTCTGGTGAGATGTTTGACACTCTTTCGACACAATATTTTGACTGTGTTGATAGAATCCATGCCATCATATTGTAGAGTGAACTTGACGGCTTACCTCTTCCTGTGTATTTGTTAAATCTGCCACACTGTCACTGTATGCCATTTGCTCTTCATCAACGGACATAGTACTCATGAACACATTTTCTACGACCTCACCTGTTGTAACATTGGAACCACACaccatttctgattggttttggttcaaTGGTCGATGAAAGGACAATCGCTCTTTAAAAGATCGTGTAAGTCGGTTCTTCAGCTTGGCGGACCTGTACGTCACTACATCTACTCCTTCTTCTGCAAGAAAGGAAGTGTATTTTTCAGCAAGGACTGATATCGGAATGGCTTTTGCAGCAGTGAAgacttttttttcaacaaaaagtccggctttgattttatcaaatgCTCTGTTATAACCTTCGGTTTCGTCATCTTCTTCTTGGCAATTCTGCTCCTCCAGCTTAGCCAGCTGCTTTGGGTAACTTAATCTCCATGGCTATAGTGTCTCGTCCATCAATGTGCAATAGCATGCGGCTGTCATTCCAAATCTGGGCTGCTTTAATTAAAGTGGCACTACCAAACTCACTTATGTTTAGTGTAAGTGGTTCCCTTGTTCTTGCTTCTTTGCCGTAGGCAAACTACACATTTATCAATGTCGAATGTTTGAAGTTGTGACCTGGAGACCCTCTTATGCGGGGGCTCAATACCACTAGACTGCCCAACAGACTCTTCTTCCCGATGCTCCGTGGCATTGCAAAGGTTTTGCTCCGCCTTAGACACTTTGTTTATGTCTGTATATTCTTGGTAACATTGCCGGTGATATCCCCCCTTCGGTCCCTCATTCCAGTAGTCCTTCATTACCATCCATATTAAATCCCTTCTCCGAGTCGAGCAGCTTTCAAACTCTTCCCAGCTTTTATGAGTAAACGATGTTAATTTGCCTTGAACATTTCTTTTTACATGGCAAAGGCACCAATTCCAGTCAGGTTTTTGTACTGTGCTGGAAATCGAGCGCTTTATACCTGGGGTAATTTCCGCCATATCCTTGATACATGTAGGCTTGGATTACACTACTATACAGTGTAGCTTACCGTTACTCAAATATTTTCCTGAAACTCCTCTGTTACTAAGGGAAAAAAGCAAAAGGCCCTAGCTTAGCCTACAATATAAGCACGAAGTTATTAAAAAGATTACTTGTACCTTGGATTGACTGGCTCTAGGACACAAACTTCAGTGTTGATTTTGGagtgtaataaaaaaagggaaaaaaaaacacgatcGACTACTTACAGTTATTCTAGCGATGTTTTGTGAGGATTTCAGCTTTTATAAAACATATAATTATTCAGAAACTTACAGAGTTTATCTACGAGTTTATCTTGCACAACAAAGAATTGAAATTAATAGGAAAATCGGTACAAAACCACCATTCTCTCATCATTTTGTGTTTACAACATTTTCCAAGATGGCCTCACATGGATAATAAGTTTAAATTGCATCATGGGATGTACAATCTGGAATGGAACTTTCATGGAATTGCGGACACTGGATCATTGTCAAAATGCGTCAGCTTCAGTTTGCATCCACAAGATGATCGAAGAAAGCGCTTCACACATTTTTGTCAGTCTGTCATCAGTCTTGAAggaattttgactttttagttTCTTATTCTTAAAAGAATAACAACAATTATCAAATAAAAGACTGAATGAGAAGTGGAAACATAATTGAATTAACCTTAGTTCCAGCCTACAAAAATTCTTTACAGATCATAAAGAATGTGAAGCTTTGAAAACGAATTCAAACATTAATAAATTCATCAGAGTCACAATCCTgacaaaatttgaaactttCGGGAACTTCTCGGTCAGACAACACCTCACCCATCCACCCTTAAAACTTGTCTTAAACAGATCACAAGTCAGAAGACAATGTTAGTTATTAAAAAGACCATCAATTTTAACTATGCTAGTCACTCATAACTTGTAATGCTTTTGTGTTAAACAAAATAGAGTTTGCAATAAACCCTGTTAAAACACTGAAATACCTTTACTTGAAATGGTTTCCTAGCAACGGTTACCATGGTAACACCTATGCATTTGTCATATTCTAACAGCTCACACACCAAGGGGCCACAGTTAACGACCTAATGATTTGCAGGAAATTAAATTCTTCCAGAGAAAAACTTTGCCTTGCGCCATCTATAAAGTGTTCGGGTTTTCAAGCGTGAAGGGAGAAGGGAAATAATTATTGCGACGCGAGTAAAATGGAAGTCGCTCTTAACTCCTtgcaatttattttttgttccaAGGCCTGTCTGCAGACGTTTTGTCCCCCAAAAACCTTCTTCCGTCAGCCCCATTCCCCTTAACCTCCATCATGTTACGCCGTCTAAAAAATTACATCTGCACAAACTCAAGTAACCTTTGTTGCACACCAGTGAGGGAATGCCTGTGACGCACAACAGTCTCGTTTAACGAGTTCCAATGTCCTTTCgccagggttagggttagggttagatgGACATCCAGCGCTGTCCATAGTCTAGTCATATTATGGAtgaataagaattgattttaccCTGTTACCCTTCTATATCTACATCCATAAGCTTATATACTTGGGAAAGGTTTCCCATCACGCCAAGAAATTTAAAATAGAGATTGTTCTCAATTTGGAAGTTTT is a window of Montipora foliosa isolate CH-2021 chromosome 5, ASM3666993v2, whole genome shotgun sequence DNA encoding:
- the LOC138003094 gene encoding uncharacterized protein, which encodes MHRLQWIRFNSWLQRNGHQNNSMILITAIEDIRKKFSTEKFNRLLSMPDFLAIFDLYKEYCKEDNGPLKVFRNSYLEMVEVLMNFVRATREGNWDLHLECIKEMLPWFFAYDHTNYARYLPVYLAHMMLLPETHPETHALLWNGDFGVQRATSHGFSQMPVDQTIEQTLNRNTKTTGGIVGFSLRKGAVQRWMITAHSRAAFVDKCRKMTTGVQESQRRLHKETSSVRIKRDEEDVKKVFEVISNWRNPFEPSAELLSISSGYVARESMKQDLLLPKEKEKTALTAFIEERLVKNSTGFFQTLPKLKLGSFRDAQKTSVAAGDRNVIIRADRNLFARLLVIGQSRQMDLKDLLTHELGPLPWSLASSDGSLAKTNKAILSKELENGVEFLSNLPDLTTAVIIDAMAVLQALVRVPDRFSELADMVMTRILTEAGDATRIDFVGNQYPANSITNTERSKRGRDGELVINITNGQQFCPLQWRKFMANQEVTKPVS